From Myxocyprinus asiaticus isolate MX2 ecotype Aquarium Trade chromosome 10, UBuf_Myxa_2, whole genome shotgun sequence, the proteins below share one genomic window:
- the LOC127447051 gene encoding 5-hydroxytryptamine receptor 1F-like, whose protein sequence is MASNLTYGTSPTDGPGKSTCGVILLSLTLSALVVLTTAMNCLVISAVIVTRKLHHPANYLICSLAVTDLLVAILVMPFSIVYIVKETWVLGQVMCNIWLSVDITCCTCSILHLAAIAVDRYRAITDAVEYSRKRTSLQAAVMISVVWLLSIFVSLPPLLWRHYKNTEEDVCIIKHDHIIFTLYSTFGAFYIPLILLLILYYKIYRAAKTLYHKRGTSCLNKPEINGHMLPKCSDREPTTPDTLSPPEKSVSEPSTEGDRVRITAKSPKSQSCRERSVRRHHISSTREKKAATTLGLILGAFVICWLPFFIHEVIVNICSSCGLPSAEMSNFLTWLGYLNSLINPLIYTIFNEDFKRAFQRLIKCKNCP, encoded by the coding sequence ATGGCTTCAAACCTCACATATGGAACGAGCCCTACAGACGGGCCCGGTAAAAGCACTTGTGGTGTGATCCtgctctcactcactctctctgcaTTAGTTGTGCTGACCACGGCCATGAACTGCTTGGTCATTTCAGCCGTCATTGTGACGCGCAAACTGCACCATCCTGCCAACTATCTCATCTGCTCTCTGGCTGTGACCGATCTGTTAGTGGCCATACTAGTGATGCCCTTCAGCATCGTGTATATCGTGAAGGAGACGTGGGTTTTGGGACAAGTGATGTGCAACATCTGGTTAAGTGTGGACATAACCTGCTGCACATGCTCAATTTTACACCTGGCAGCTATAGCTGTTGACCGTTATCGGGCCATCACAGATGCTGTAGAGTACTCCAGGAAGAGGACATCTCTACAGGCCGCTGTGATGATCAGTGTGGTTTGGCTTCTCTCCATATTTGTCTCTCTGCCTCCGCTGCTTTGGAGACACTATAAAAACACAGAAGAGGATGTGTGCATTATTAAGCATGATCACATCATCTTTACTCTTTACTCCACATTTGGGGCTTTCTACATTCCCCTTATACTGCTTCTCATTCTCTATTATAAGATCTACCGTGCAGCCAAGACTCTTTACCACAAAAGAGGGACCAGCTGCCTCAACAAGCCAGAGATAAACGGACACATGCTTCCCAAGTGCAGTGACAGGGAGCCAACGACACCCGACACCCTGAGTCCTCCAGAGAAATCTGTGTCTGAACCCTCCACCGAAGGTGACAGAGTGCGCATCACGGCAAAAAGCCCAAAGTCTCAGTCTTGCAGAGAAAGGTCTGTCAGGAGACATCACATCTCAAGCACACGTGAAAAGAAGGCAGCCACCACTCTGGGCCTCATTCTAGGGGCGTTTGTTATCTGCTGGCTGCCGTTCTTCATCCATGAGGTGATTGTGAACATCTGTAGCTCCTGCGGCCTCCCCTCTGCCGAGATGTCCAACTTTCTGACTTGGTTGGGTTATCTCAACTCGCTCATCAACCCCCTGATCTACACCATCTTCAATGAGGATTTCAAAAGGGCTTTTCAGAGGCTGATCAAGTGCAAGAATTGTCCCTAG